In one Bacillus sp. PK3_68 genomic region, the following are encoded:
- the shc gene encoding squalene--hopene cyclase: MKSQTKDLIRPIVDRLKQSQTPDGSWDYPFETGISTDAYMIILLRTLEINDEDLIRGLANRIMSKQEDNGAWKLFHDEKDGNVTITVEAYYALLYSGYYQKEDQRLQAAKQFILAKGGIEKSHMLTKTMLALTGQYRWPSCFPIPIELVLLPLSFPINLYDFSVFGRANLIPIMILSNKKYSKRTKKSPDLSDLFTSRSDGSFHWPETRGTKKLCSMVEQEVKRLIGFPHYIRSLAMQRAKQYMIDHIEPDGTLYSYFSSTFLMIFALLSLGHKKEESVIIEAINGLHAMKCTINGHPHIQYTTATVWNTALISYALQEAGVPSSDLTIKKASKYLIRRQQYKYGDWAFHNPQAFPGGWGFSDINTMNPDVDDTTAALRALSRLVKRSSTVRQAWEKGVQWTASMQNKDGGWPAFEKNTDKKLLNLLPIEGGRFLLTDPSSADLTGRTLEFLGSYTNLRKNHHLIKRGVDWLLHHQEEDGSWYGRWGICYIYGTWAAVTGMSAVGISPHTSSIQKAVNWLCRIQNKDGGWGESCVSDSENTYIPLHASTLTHTSWALDALISTADQPTPEIQAGVSYLLASYDKRDWTMDYPAGQGMAGSFYIHYHGYRYIFPLLALAHYKRKFE; the protein is encoded by the coding sequence ATGAAGTCTCAGACAAAAGACTTAATCCGTCCAATTGTTGACCGGCTCAAACAATCCCAAACACCCGATGGTTCATGGGATTATCCCTTTGAAACTGGCATCTCAACCGATGCCTACATGATTATTTTATTAAGGACATTAGAAATAAATGATGAAGACTTAATTCGTGGATTAGCCAATCGGATCATGAGCAAACAAGAAGATAATGGAGCCTGGAAGCTTTTTCATGATGAGAAGGATGGGAATGTCACAATAACTGTTGAAGCCTACTATGCTCTGCTTTATTCCGGTTATTATCAAAAAGAAGATCAACGGCTGCAAGCAGCAAAACAATTCATCCTCGCAAAAGGCGGAATCGAAAAATCACACATGCTGACGAAGACCATGCTGGCTTTAACCGGTCAATATCGGTGGCCTTCTTGCTTTCCAATTCCAATTGAACTAGTTCTTCTACCGTTGTCTTTTCCGATCAACCTCTATGATTTCTCTGTATTTGGCCGAGCCAACCTCATACCTATCATGATTTTATCAAACAAAAAATACAGTAAAAGAACAAAGAAGAGTCCAGATCTTTCCGACTTATTTACTTCCAGATCCGATGGTTCTTTCCATTGGCCGGAAACACGTGGAACCAAAAAACTTTGTTCGATGGTTGAACAGGAAGTAAAGCGTCTAATCGGCTTTCCTCACTATATACGCTCCTTAGCTATGCAAAGGGCCAAACAATACATGATTGATCACATTGAACCGGACGGAACGCTTTACAGTTATTTCAGCTCTACCTTCCTCATGATATTTGCCTTGCTGTCTCTTGGGCATAAGAAGGAGGAGTCGGTTATTATAGAGGCGATCAATGGCTTACACGCAATGAAATGTACAATTAACGGCCACCCTCACATTCAGTACACAACAGCAACCGTGTGGAATACCGCTTTGATTAGCTATGCTCTGCAAGAAGCTGGTGTTCCCTCATCTGACTTGACCATTAAAAAGGCGAGTAAATACTTAATCAGGCGCCAGCAATATAAATACGGCGACTGGGCGTTTCATAACCCCCAAGCTTTTCCCGGCGGTTGGGGATTTTCAGACATCAACACAATGAACCCCGACGTAGATGATACAACCGCCGCCTTAAGAGCGCTCTCGCGACTCGTGAAACGTTCCTCTACTGTCCGTCAAGCATGGGAAAAAGGCGTTCAGTGGACCGCATCGATGCAAAATAAGGATGGCGGCTGGCCTGCTTTTGAAAAAAACACAGACAAAAAATTATTGAATCTGCTGCCGATTGAAGGTGGCCGCTTTCTGCTAACCGACCCGAGCAGTGCAGACCTGACCGGAAGGACCCTTGAGTTTCTTGGCAGCTATACAAATTTACGCAAAAACCACCATCTAATCAAACGAGGAGTGGACTGGCTTTTACATCATCAGGAAGAAGACGGCTCGTGGTATGGCCGGTGGGGAATCTGCTATATTTATGGCACGTGGGCAGCTGTTACCGGAATGTCGGCTGTCGGGATAAGTCCCCATACCTCTTCTATTCAGAAGGCGGTCAACTGGCTATGCCGGATTCAAAACAAGGATGGCGGCTGGGGCGAGTCTTGCGTAAGTGACAGCGAAAACACATACATTCCTCTGCACGCAAGCACTTTAACCCATACATCCTGGGCTCTGGATGCCCTCATTTCAACCGCTGACCAGCCCACACCGGAAATCCAGGCTGGAGTCTCTTACCTGCTCGCTTCTTATGATAAAAGGGACTGGACAATGGATTACCCTGCCGGACAGGGAATGGCTGGCAGCTTCTACATTCACTACCATGGTTATCGCTATATCTTTCCTCTTTTGGCTTTGGCCCATTATAAAAGAAAATTTGAGTGA
- a CDS encoding DUF2515 family protein, with the protein MFFSKKQEEKPSLPANLVDLRKDLKTRLKEVPMPGEVSLPRKDQQLLQKIRLKTSQLNANNITRTKAYLDFYCLYPEIHWAFLGHMVSRNGGWNMTDLQGELHARLLNKEKRHMFFSFLERGNWLIFQDAYPQLLLFMESKRENKNMFYLLPYLNVSVFMEVVWNHYWKKEDRVLLAVALIVNEQNYLEKRVMQKSLFQKQVFQTLEFAVQDLFSFNHLLFPFYMDGSSVEKAALVGVTLHHFDSLHERIRIGKRLYRLLFQDKTLLGKMFDWAIRNRHTGTRKDYWPHIFNDINEGIPGARLTKRLKGCQLRKGEPRLYSPKLEFAWKNAEHSPAEVGDWFDCIDVIAYLRKENEMIDGEIMNEYCKTLERLELAAIAKKAIFT; encoded by the coding sequence ATTTTTTTCTCAAAGAAGCAGGAGGAGAAACCGTCGCTGCCGGCAAATCTTGTTGATCTTAGGAAAGATTTAAAGACAAGGCTTAAAGAGGTTCCGATGCCTGGTGAGGTGAGCCTGCCGAGGAAGGATCAGCAGCTTTTACAGAAAATCCGCTTGAAAACGTCCCAGTTGAATGCCAATAACATTACAAGAACGAAAGCTTATCTGGACTTTTACTGTCTGTATCCAGAAATCCATTGGGCATTCCTCGGACATATGGTATCCAGAAATGGGGGATGGAACATGACGGATTTACAAGGAGAGCTGCATGCCCGTCTTCTTAATAAAGAGAAAAGACATATGTTTTTTAGTTTTTTGGAAAGGGGCAACTGGCTTATTTTTCAGGATGCCTATCCGCAGCTTTTATTATTTATGGAAAGCAAAAGGGAAAATAAAAATATGTTTTATCTGCTGCCGTACTTGAACGTATCTGTATTTATGGAGGTAGTCTGGAATCATTATTGGAAAAAGGAGGATCGCGTCCTTCTTGCTGTTGCTCTCATCGTAAATGAACAAAACTATCTAGAAAAAAGAGTTATGCAGAAGTCATTATTTCAAAAGCAGGTCTTTCAAACATTAGAGTTTGCAGTGCAAGATCTTTTTTCTTTTAATCATCTTCTCTTTCCTTTTTATATGGATGGATCGTCAGTAGAGAAAGCCGCACTTGTAGGTGTAACGCTTCATCACTTCGATTCTTTACATGAACGGATTAGGATAGGAAAGCGCTTATATCGTTTGCTTTTTCAAGATAAAACCCTACTCGGAAAGATGTTTGATTGGGCGATTCGCAACCGTCATACCGGTACGCGGAAGGATTATTGGCCGCACATTTTTAATGATATTAACGAAGGAATACCAGGAGCAAGACTGACAAAAAGGTTGAAGGGCTGTCAATTGAGAAAAGGAGAGCCCCGACTATATAGCCCTAAGCTTGAATTTGCCTGGAAAAATGCTGAACATTCCCCGGCGGAGGTAGGAGATTGGTTTGATTGTATAGATGTAATTGCCTACTTGCGAAAAGAAAATGAAATGATAGATGGAGAGATTATGAATGAATACTGTAAAACACTTGAAAGGCTTGAGTTGGCAGCTATTGCGAAAAAGGCCATTTTTACTTAA
- a CDS encoding aconitate hydratase gives MPLNITQKLIKGHLLSGEMIPGTEIGLKIDQTLTQDATGTMVMLELEAMGLERAKTEASAQYVDHNLIQVDSKNPDDHLFLQSATRRFGLYYSRPGNGVSHPVHMQRLAKPGKTLLGSDSHTCANGCMGMLAMGAGGLDVALAIAGEPFYVKMPQVWGIKLTGKLNDWVSAKDVILELLRRHGVKGGVGRVIEYYGPGVATLSAMDRHVIANMGAELGATGTVFPSDEEIKRFLKEQGRGEDWIELMADESAAYDIDEEMDLAQVEPLIAKPSSPGNVVPVSEVAGTPIYQSYIGSSANPGFRDFAIAAEIVKGKEVAEGISFDVNPTSRQMLTDLVKESHIASLLQSGARLHQAGCNGCIGMGQAPATGRNSLRTTPRNFPGRSGTREDSVYLCSPETAAASALTGEITDPRTLDFPYPKIKEPEKPTVDINLLEQPLPYEEARNIQLHKGPNIASIPEMDEMPDEMELPILLKMGDNISTDEILAGGARVLPYRSNLPEISKFSFEIIDKTYYTRGKETIASGGHAIVGGMNYGQGSSREHAALAPRYLGLRVALVKDFARIHWQNLVNFGILPLTFIHEEDYDSLNQGDVLQLSELRNKIQQGNEFTINVKGNTQLIHVKHSLSERQVEVMLKGGMINWVKARQRKSV, from the coding sequence ATGCCACTAAATATTACTCAAAAGCTGATAAAAGGGCATCTTCTTTCTGGTGAAATGATTCCAGGAACAGAAATTGGATTGAAAATTGATCAAACACTGACTCAGGATGCGACTGGAACAATGGTTATGCTGGAGTTAGAGGCTATGGGGCTTGAGCGGGCAAAAACTGAAGCATCCGCTCAGTATGTGGACCACAATTTAATTCAAGTAGATAGCAAAAATCCAGACGACCACTTGTTTTTACAAAGCGCTACTCGGCGCTTCGGATTATATTACAGCCGCCCGGGGAACGGAGTGAGTCATCCTGTGCATATGCAGCGGCTTGCTAAACCGGGAAAGACCCTTCTGGGATCGGACAGCCATACGTGTGCGAACGGATGTATGGGAATGCTAGCGATGGGAGCCGGTGGACTTGATGTCGCTTTAGCGATTGCAGGCGAGCCTTTTTACGTGAAAATGCCTCAAGTGTGGGGAATTAAGCTGACTGGAAAGTTAAATGACTGGGTGAGCGCTAAGGACGTCATTTTAGAGTTGCTGCGCCGACATGGCGTGAAGGGCGGCGTCGGAAGAGTCATTGAGTATTATGGACCGGGAGTCGCAACGCTCAGTGCCATGGATCGTCACGTGATTGCGAATATGGGAGCAGAACTAGGGGCTACCGGGACGGTTTTTCCATCGGATGAAGAAATTAAACGATTTTTAAAAGAGCAGGGACGGGGAGAAGATTGGATCGAGTTAATGGCTGATGAGAGCGCTGCTTATGACATAGATGAAGAAATGGATCTAGCACAAGTGGAACCGCTCATCGCTAAGCCTTCAAGTCCGGGCAATGTTGTGCCTGTATCAGAAGTCGCCGGTACGCCTATTTATCAGTCTTATATCGGCTCATCAGCCAATCCGGGTTTTCGGGACTTTGCGATCGCCGCTGAAATTGTTAAAGGAAAGGAAGTAGCAGAAGGGATTTCCTTTGACGTCAACCCGACCTCAAGACAAATGCTAACAGATCTAGTGAAGGAAAGCCATATCGCCAGTCTTTTACAATCAGGAGCACGTCTGCATCAGGCAGGCTGCAACGGTTGTATTGGAATGGGACAGGCCCCGGCAACAGGACGCAACAGCTTGCGCACAACGCCCCGTAACTTTCCTGGTCGCTCCGGAACGAGAGAAGACAGCGTTTATTTATGTAGTCCCGAAACTGCTGCGGCATCTGCCTTAACAGGAGAAATTACCGATCCGCGCACGCTTGATTTTCCGTACCCGAAGATAAAAGAGCCAGAAAAGCCAACGGTAGATATTAATTTGCTGGAGCAACCGCTGCCGTATGAAGAAGCAAGGAATATACAGCTGCACAAGGGGCCGAATATTGCCTCTATTCCAGAAATGGATGAGATGCCTGACGAGATGGAACTACCTATTCTCTTAAAGATGGGTGACAATATTTCCACAGATGAAATTTTAGCTGGAGGAGCTCGTGTTCTTCCTTATAGAAGCAACCTTCCGGAAATCAGCAAGTTTTCTTTTGAGATTATCGATAAAACATATTACACGCGCGGGAAGGAAACGATTGCAAGCGGCGGGCATGCCATTGTAGGTGGAATGAACTATGGCCAGGGGTCAAGCCGTGAACATGCGGCCCTTGCCCCGAGATATCTCGGCTTAAGGGTTGCCCTAGTGAAAGACTTCGCCAGAATACACTGGCAAAACCTTGTAAACTTTGGCATTTTGCCACTTACGTTCATACATGAAGAAGACTACGACAGTCTCAACCAGGGAGATGTTTTACAGCTTTCAGAGTTAAGGAACAAAATTCAGCAAGGGAATGAGTTTACTATTAATGTAAAAGGCAACACTCAGCTTATACATGTGAAACATTCGCTGTCTGAGCGCCAGGTTGAAGTGATGCTGAAAGGCGGAATGATCAACTGGGTGAAAGCAAGGCAGAGGAAAAGTGTATAG
- a CDS encoding CBO0543 family protein produces MNTVKHLKGLSWQLLRKRPFLLKAAPYFPAVIAASWMGTYLDLYFVGRNLYEFPLRPFPDIFPINVAFTLFVLPLFTGLFLFLMNKMRKWGRAFFILFVSLIMPVVEKASELWGVFKHSNGWNHGYSFFGYYLFLILIWGIFKRSKEK; encoded by the coding sequence ATGAATACTGTAAAACACTTGAAAGGCTTGAGTTGGCAGCTATTGCGAAAAAGGCCATTTTTACTTAAGGCGGCTCCGTATTTTCCGGCTGTGATTGCTGCATCATGGATGGGCACTTATCTCGATCTTTACTTTGTTGGAAGAAATCTATATGAATTTCCACTTCGTCCTTTTCCTGACATTTTTCCTATAAACGTAGCCTTTACTCTTTTTGTTCTACCGCTTTTTACTGGGTTGTTCCTGTTCCTGATGAATAAAATGAGAAAATGGGGAAGAGCTTTTTTTATCTTGTTTGTCAGCTTAATCATGCCAGTGGTTGAGAAAGCATCAGAATTATGGGGAGTATTTAAGCATAGCAATGGATGGAATCACGGTTATTCTTTCTTTGGTTACTACTTATTTCTCATTCTTATTTGGGGGATCTTTAAAAGATCAAAAGAAAAGTAA
- a CDS encoding sigma 54-interacting transcriptional regulator, protein MTFLQGIQELVQQIADAISAALKVETEIIDETMTVMAGTGECRKRINTIEEGGKKEAGYVYGRVLITKQAFVVEDARNDPMYDPLVNTGELEEVAEICCPIIYKEKAIGVIGLLAFDQEQHSRLIKNKKQMLNFLWRMAELITGKVAEMETTNQLLLTKNKLNTILESIQDGILAIDRQGVITHCNYTVEMLLDMHKEQIIGKPLEHILPESPMLSVFKTGKGYSEKEEIYQTPKQHFHFIVTATPIFNQNQVYGVVASIRKMSDVRKLAYSLTSGELDLSFAEVKGKSNIIKSLKQQAMKVSNSHSNILITGESGTGKGVFAMAIHNASNRASGPFISVNCGSIPETLLESELFGYAKGAFTGANKEGKIGKFEMADGGTIFLDEIGDMPLHLQVKLLHVLQHKKVERVGGSSPIPIDIKVIAATNQSLEKMVQEGEFRADLYFRLNVIPLYLPPLRERQVDIPILMNHFLSKHTASLNKEIHEFEPKVIELFQNYHWPGNVRELENAVEYAVNMEQTNRITVQSLPVRMLEQRDYTSEHPSLKAMLSLHEKNILQNMLNKHGYSVKAKKQIAARLNISLATLYRKLEEHNLPNDHFSISSPHLTNR, encoded by the coding sequence GTGACATTTTTACAGGGAATACAGGAGCTTGTACAACAGATTGCAGATGCGATATCGGCAGCGCTGAAAGTCGAAACAGAAATAATAGATGAAACAATGACCGTCATGGCTGGAACAGGAGAGTGCAGGAAAAGAATCAATACGATAGAAGAGGGCGGAAAAAAAGAGGCGGGTTATGTGTATGGACGGGTTCTTATAACCAAACAGGCATTCGTAGTAGAAGACGCCCGCAACGATCCAATGTATGATCCGCTTGTTAATACGGGAGAGCTAGAAGAAGTGGCAGAGATTTGCTGTCCAATCATATACAAAGAGAAAGCCATTGGCGTAATCGGACTTTTAGCATTTGACCAGGAACAACATAGCAGGCTTATTAAGAACAAAAAGCAAATGTTGAATTTTCTGTGGCGAATGGCAGAGTTAATCACTGGAAAAGTAGCTGAAATGGAAACGACAAATCAATTGCTGCTAACGAAAAATAAATTAAATACGATCTTGGAATCCATTCAGGACGGAATTTTGGCTATTGATCGCCAGGGAGTCATTACTCATTGTAATTACACAGTTGAAATGCTGCTAGATATGCATAAAGAGCAGATCATTGGGAAACCGCTCGAGCATATTTTACCGGAATCGCCGATGCTGTCTGTTTTTAAAACAGGAAAAGGGTATTCGGAAAAAGAAGAAATCTATCAAACACCTAAACAACACTTCCACTTTATTGTAACAGCCACCCCTATTTTCAATCAAAATCAAGTCTACGGAGTTGTTGCCTCCATACGCAAAATGTCTGATGTAAGAAAACTCGCTTATTCTTTAACGTCAGGTGAGCTGGATTTGTCGTTCGCTGAAGTAAAAGGAAAAAGCAATATTATTAAGAGCTTAAAACAACAAGCGATGAAAGTGAGCAATAGTCATTCTAATATTTTAATTACCGGGGAGAGCGGAACAGGGAAAGGGGTATTTGCCATGGCTATTCACAATGCCAGCAATCGAGCTTCAGGCCCTTTTATTTCTGTTAATTGCGGATCCATCCCAGAAACTTTGTTGGAGAGTGAGTTGTTCGGCTACGCTAAAGGAGCATTCACAGGCGCCAATAAAGAGGGAAAGATTGGCAAGTTTGAAATGGCAGATGGAGGAACAATATTTCTTGATGAAATTGGGGACATGCCCTTGCATTTGCAAGTGAAGCTTTTGCACGTATTGCAGCATAAAAAAGTAGAACGGGTGGGCGGGAGCAGTCCTATCCCCATTGATATTAAAGTGATTGCTGCGACCAATCAAAGCTTGGAGAAAATGGTGCAGGAGGGTGAGTTCCGAGCTGACCTGTATTTCCGCTTAAATGTCATCCCGCTTTATTTGCCACCGCTAAGGGAAAGACAAGTGGACATTCCTATTTTAATGAATCATTTCTTATCTAAACATACCGCTTCTCTAAATAAGGAAATACATGAGTTTGAACCAAAGGTGATTGAGTTGTTTCAAAATTATCACTGGCCTGGAAATGTACGTGAATTAGAAAATGCAGTGGAATATGCAGTGAATATGGAACAGACCAATCGCATTACTGTTCAAAGCCTTCCCGTGCGGATGCTTGAACAAAGAGATTACACCTCCGAGCACCCTTCCTTGAAGGCGATGCTCAGCCTTCATGAAAAGAATATTTTACAAAACATGCTTAACAAACACGGCTATTCAGTCAAAGCAAAAAAGCAAATCGCTGCCCGGTTAAACATCAGTCTTGCCACTTTATATAGAAAACTAGAGGAACATAATCTGCCAAATGATCACTTTTCCATCAGCTCCCCTCATTTAACGAATCGCTGA
- a CDS encoding LTA synthase family protein: MVFFSLAVILLWLKTYAAYQIEFDLGIDNVMQKFLLFINPISSAVLFLAFALFAKGRRSFIWMIVIDFLLSFLLYANIVYYRFFTDFITLPTLTQTDNAGDLGKSIGALLNPYDFIYFLDTIILIVLMFSKYVKPEPVRLKSRQVGAVFLTAVILFVVNLGLAESDRPQLLTRTFDRNYLVKYLGMYNYTIYDAVQSSKASTQRALADSSDTTEVVNFTKSLYAEPNPQYFGKAKGKNVIYIHLESLQNFIVDYKLNGKEVTPFLNSLAHDQNTFYFDNFFHQTGQGKTSDAEFMLENSLFGLPQGSAFSMKGHNTYQAAPAILGQQGYTSAVFHGNKKSFWNRDEIYKSLGFNKFFDSSYYDMNEEDVLNYGLKDKPFFEESIPLLQTLKQPFYAKFITLSNHFPFPMNQEEATIEPHHTGDRSVDGYFQTARYLDESVKGFIDYLKKSGLYDNSVIIMYGDHYGISDNHNKAMSIVMNKEVDKFENAQLQRVPLFIHVPGVKGGVQHQYGGQVDLLPTVLHLLGIDTKQYVQMGTDLLSPHHNGVVPFRNGDFISKDVTSIKDKYYNTATGEEIEATDEIKKEAEIVEKKLRLSDKVLNEDLLRFYTPNGFQPVNPSDYDYTHRTDENAEAAEAE, from the coding sequence ATGGTTTTCTTTTCATTGGCAGTCATTCTCCTTTGGCTGAAAACATATGCAGCGTATCAAATAGAGTTTGATCTTGGCATTGATAATGTCATGCAGAAATTCTTGTTATTTATTAATCCGATAAGCTCTGCTGTACTCTTTCTAGCTTTTGCTCTTTTTGCAAAAGGGAGAAGATCCTTTATATGGATGATTGTCATTGATTTCTTATTATCTTTTCTGCTTTATGCCAATATTGTATACTATCGTTTCTTTACTGATTTTATTACGCTACCGACACTTACCCAGACGGATAATGCCGGCGATTTGGGGAAAAGCATTGGGGCTTTGCTAAATCCGTATGACTTTATTTATTTTCTTGATACGATTATTTTAATTGTGCTTATGTTCTCTAAGTATGTGAAGCCTGAACCGGTGAGATTAAAGAGCCGCCAAGTAGGGGCCGTTTTTTTAACGGCTGTTATCCTTTTCGTAGTCAACCTTGGACTTGCTGAATCGGATCGGCCGCAGCTGCTAACAAGAACATTTGACCGTAACTATCTTGTGAAATATTTAGGAATGTACAACTATACAATTTATGATGCGGTCCAAAGCTCTAAAGCGTCCACGCAGAGAGCATTAGCTGATAGCAGTGACACTACAGAAGTGGTTAACTTTACGAAGTCGCTTTATGCAGAGCCGAATCCGCAATATTTTGGCAAGGCGAAAGGAAAGAATGTCATTTACATTCACTTGGAATCTCTGCAAAACTTTATCGTTGATTACAAGCTGAATGGAAAAGAGGTAACTCCGTTTCTAAATTCACTGGCCCATGATCAAAATACATTTTACTTTGATAACTTCTTCCATCAAACAGGGCAGGGAAAAACGTCAGATGCTGAGTTTATGCTAGAAAATTCGTTGTTCGGACTGCCGCAAGGATCAGCTTTTTCTATGAAAGGGCATAACACGTACCAGGCAGCACCAGCGATCTTAGGACAGCAGGGATATACGTCTGCGGTATTCCATGGCAATAAAAAATCTTTCTGGAACCGTGATGAAATTTATAAATCATTAGGATTTAACAAATTTTTTGACTCCAGTTATTATGATATGAACGAGGAAGATGTATTGAATTACGGGTTGAAGGACAAGCCGTTCTTCGAGGAATCTATCCCGTTGCTCCAAACATTGAAACAGCCATTTTACGCGAAGTTTATCACATTGTCGAACCACTTCCCGTTTCCGATGAATCAAGAGGAAGCAACGATTGAACCTCATCACACGGGAGATCGTTCGGTTGATGGTTACTTCCAAACAGCCAGATACTTGGATGAATCAGTAAAAGGGTTTATTGATTACCTGAAAAAATCGGGGCTATATGATAATTCCGTAATTATTATGTACGGTGATCACTATGGTATTTCTGATAACCATAATAAAGCCATGTCTATTGTAATGAATAAAGAAGTAGATAAATTTGAAAATGCTCAGCTGCAAAGAGTGCCATTGTTTATTCATGTACCTGGCGTTAAAGGCGGAGTGCAGCATCAATATGGTGGACAGGTTGACCTGCTGCCGACGGTCCTTCATTTGCTAGGAATTGATACGAAACAATATGTGCAGATGGGGACGGACTTATTGTCACCGCATCATAATGGAGTCGTTCCATTCCGTAATGGAGACTTTATCAGCAAGGATGTAACGTCTATTAAAGATAAATATTACAACACAGCTACTGGAGAAGAAATAGAAGCAACAGACGAAATAAAGAAAGAGGCAGAAATCGTGGAGAAAAAGCTTCGGCTCTCAGATAAAGTGCTGAATGAAGATTTACTCCGCTTTTACACTCCAAATGGCTTCCAGCCCGTAAATCCTTCCGATTACGATTATACACATCGCACGGATGAAAATGCGGAAGCAGCAGAAGCTGAATAA